From Cinclus cinclus chromosome 2, bCinCin1.1, whole genome shotgun sequence, one genomic window encodes:
- the PRDX4 gene encoding peroxiredoxin-4 isoform X1, translating into MEAGGPAGARCPALLLLLLLAAALGGEAEAEEPRPARQRGDEQCHYYAGGQVYPGEAARLPVSDHSLHLSQAKISKPAPYWEGTAVINGEFKELKLTDYEGKYLVFFFYPLDFTFVCPTEIIAFSDRIEEFRAINTEVVACSVDSKFTHLAWINTPRKQGGLGPMKIPLLSDLTHQISKDYGVYLEDQGHTLRGLFIIDNKRILRQITMNDLPVGRSVDETLRLVQAFQYTDKHGEVCPAGWKPGSETIIPDPAGKLKYFDKQN; encoded by the exons ATGGAGGCGGGCGGCCCGGCCGGGGCCCGGTGTCccgcgctgctgctgctgctcctgctggcgGCGGCGCTGGGAGGCGAAGCGGAGGCGGAGGAGCCGCGCCCGGCGCGGCAGCGCGGGGACGAGCAGTGCCATTACTACGCGGGTGGGCAGGTGTACCCCGGGGAGGCGGCCCGGCTGCCCGTCTCCGACCACTCGCTGCACCTCAGCCAGGCCAAGA TCTCCAAGCCAGCACCTTACTGGGAGGGAACAGCAGTCATTAATGGAGAGTTTAAAGAGCTGAAGTTAACAGATTATGAAGGAAAATATCTTGTCTTCTTCTTCTATCCTCTTGACTT TACATTTGTCTGTCCAACTGAGATAATTGCCTTCAGTGACCGAATTGAAGAATTCAGAGCAATAAATACTGAAGTAGTAGCATGTTCTGTGGACTCAAAATTCACTCACTTAGCATG GATTAATACTCCTCGTAAACAAGGAGGACTTGGACCAATGAAGATTCCCCTTCTTTCTGATCTGACACACCAGATTTCAAAGGATTATGGAGTGTATCTGGAAGATCAAGGACATACACTTAG aggCCTTTTCATTATTGACAATAAGAGAATCCTTCGACAGATCACAATGAATGACCTTCCTGTTGGGAGATCAGTGGATGAAACACTTCGTTTAGTGCAAGCATTCCAGTACACAGATAAACATGGAGAAG tttgccCTGCTGGTTGGAAACCTGGCAGTGAAACA ATAATTCCAGATCCAGCTGgaaaactgaagtattttgaTAAACAAAACTGA
- the PRDX4 gene encoding peroxiredoxin-4 isoform X2 codes for MEAGGPAGARCPALLLLLLLAAALGGEAEAEEPRPARQRGDEQCHYYAGGQVYPGEAARLPVSDHSLHLSQAKISKPAPYWEGTAVINGEFKELKLTDYEGKYLVFFFYPLDFTFVCPTEIIAFSDRIEEFRAINTEVVACSVDSKFTHLAWINTPRKQGGLGPMKIPLLSDLTHQISKDYGVYLEDQGHTLRGLFIIDNKRILRQITMNDLPVGRSVDETLRLVQAFQYTDKHGEVCPAGWKPGSETIKPEEAMRAWWPREEL; via the exons ATGGAGGCGGGCGGCCCGGCCGGGGCCCGGTGTCccgcgctgctgctgctgctcctgctggcgGCGGCGCTGGGAGGCGAAGCGGAGGCGGAGGAGCCGCGCCCGGCGCGGCAGCGCGGGGACGAGCAGTGCCATTACTACGCGGGTGGGCAGGTGTACCCCGGGGAGGCGGCCCGGCTGCCCGTCTCCGACCACTCGCTGCACCTCAGCCAGGCCAAGA TCTCCAAGCCAGCACCTTACTGGGAGGGAACAGCAGTCATTAATGGAGAGTTTAAAGAGCTGAAGTTAACAGATTATGAAGGAAAATATCTTGTCTTCTTCTTCTATCCTCTTGACTT TACATTTGTCTGTCCAACTGAGATAATTGCCTTCAGTGACCGAATTGAAGAATTCAGAGCAATAAATACTGAAGTAGTAGCATGTTCTGTGGACTCAAAATTCACTCACTTAGCATG GATTAATACTCCTCGTAAACAAGGAGGACTTGGACCAATGAAGATTCCCCTTCTTTCTGATCTGACACACCAGATTTCAAAGGATTATGGAGTGTATCTGGAAGATCAAGGACATACACTTAG aggCCTTTTCATTATTGACAATAAGAGAATCCTTCGACAGATCACAATGAATGACCTTCCTGTTGGGAGATCAGTGGATGAAACACTTCGTTTAGTGCAAGCATTCCAGTACACAGATAAACATGGAGAAG tttgccCTGCTGGTTGGAAACCTGGCAGTGAAACA ATCAAACCAGAGGAAGCCATGAGAGCATGGTGGCCAAGGGAAGAACT ATAA
- the PRDX4 gene encoding peroxiredoxin-4 isoform X3, which produces MGVPQVSKPAPYWEGTAVINGEFKELKLTDYEGKYLVFFFYPLDFTFVCPTEIIAFSDRIEEFRAINTEVVACSVDSKFTHLAWINTPRKQGGLGPMKIPLLSDLTHQISKDYGVYLEDQGHTLRGLFIIDNKRILRQITMNDLPVGRSVDETLRLVQAFQYTDKHGEVCPAGWKPGSETIIPDPAGKLKYFDKQN; this is translated from the exons ATGGGCGTCCCGCAAG TCTCCAAGCCAGCACCTTACTGGGAGGGAACAGCAGTCATTAATGGAGAGTTTAAAGAGCTGAAGTTAACAGATTATGAAGGAAAATATCTTGTCTTCTTCTTCTATCCTCTTGACTT TACATTTGTCTGTCCAACTGAGATAATTGCCTTCAGTGACCGAATTGAAGAATTCAGAGCAATAAATACTGAAGTAGTAGCATGTTCTGTGGACTCAAAATTCACTCACTTAGCATG GATTAATACTCCTCGTAAACAAGGAGGACTTGGACCAATGAAGATTCCCCTTCTTTCTGATCTGACACACCAGATTTCAAAGGATTATGGAGTGTATCTGGAAGATCAAGGACATACACTTAG aggCCTTTTCATTATTGACAATAAGAGAATCCTTCGACAGATCACAATGAATGACCTTCCTGTTGGGAGATCAGTGGATGAAACACTTCGTTTAGTGCAAGCATTCCAGTACACAGATAAACATGGAGAAG tttgccCTGCTGGTTGGAAACCTGGCAGTGAAACA ATAATTCCAGATCCAGCTGgaaaactgaagtattttgaTAAACAAAACTGA